The following are from one region of the Heliangelus exortis chromosome 29, bHelExo1.hap1, whole genome shotgun sequence genome:
- the KAT7 gene encoding histone acetyltransferase KAT7 isoform X1, with protein sequence MPRRKRNAGSSSDGTEDSDFSTDPEHTDSSESDGTSRRSARVTRSSARLSQSSQDSSPVRNPPSFGAEEPVYSTRRVTRSQQQPAPVTPKKYPLRQTRSSGSETEQVVDFSDRDTKNAADHDESPPRTPTGNAPSSESDIDISSPNVSHDESIAKDMSMKDSGSDLSHRPKRRRFHESYNFNMKCPTPGCNSLGHLTGKHERHFSISGCPLYHNLSADECKVRAQSRDKQIEERMLAHRQDDNNRHATRHQAPTERQLRYKEKVAELRKKRNSGLSKEQKEKYMEHRQTYGNTREPLLENLTSEYDLELFRRAQARASEDLEKLRLQGQITEGSNMIKTIAFGRYELDTWYHSPYPEEYARLGRLYMCEFCLKYMKSQTILRRHMAKCVWKHPPGDEIYRKGSISVFEVDGKKNKIYCQNLCLLAKLFLDHKTLYYDVEPFLFYVMTEADNTGCHLIGYFSKEKNSFLNYNVSCILTMPQYMRQGYGKMLIDFSYLLSKVEEKVGSPERPLSDLGLISYRSYWKEVLLRYLHNFQGKEISIKEISQETAVNPVDIVSTLQALQMLKYWKGKHLVLKRQDLIDEWIAKEAKRSNSNKIMDPSCLKWTPPKGT encoded by the exons ATGCCGCGCAGGAAG AGaaatgcaggcagcagctcagatgGAACAGAAGATTCTGATTTCTCCACTGATCCTGAGCACACAGACAGCTCTGAAAGTGATGGCACATCACGGCGCTCAGCCCGGGTGACCCGTTCCTCAGCCAGACTCAGTCAGAGCTCCCAAg ATTCCAGCCCAGTCCGTAATCCCCCATCCTTTGGAGCAGAAGAACCTGTGTATTCCACAAGGAGGGTGACCcgcagccagcagcagccagctcctgtgactcCAAAGAAATACCCACTGCGCCAGACTCGCTCCTCTGGCTCAGAGACTGAGCAAGTGGTTGACTTTTCTGACAGAG ACACTAAAAATGCAGCGGATCACGATGAGTCTCCACCTCGTACCCCCACCGGGAATGCCCCTTCCTCAGAGTCTGATATTGATATCTCCAGTCCAAATGTGTCCCATGATGAGAGCATTGCCAAGGACATGTCCATGAAGGATTCTGGAAGTGACCTCTCCCACCGCCCTAAGCGCCGCCGCTTCCATGAAAGCTACAATTTCAACATGAAATGTCCCACTCCTGGTTGTAACTCTTTAG GACACCTGACTGGAAAACACGAGCGACACTTCTCCATATCAGGGTGCCCACTCTATCACAATCTCTCAGCAGATGAGTGCAAG GTGCGAGCACAGAGCCGGGACAAGCAGATTGAGGAGAGGATGCTGGCCCACAGGCAGGATGACAACAACCGCCACGCCACCAGGCACCAG GCCCCAACAGAGAGACAGCTGCGGTACAAAGAGAAAGTAGCTGAGCTCAGGAAGAAGAGGAACTCAGGACTAAGCaaggagcaaaaagaaaaatacatg gAGCACAGACAAACTTATGGCAATACCAGGGAACCTCTACTTGAAAACCTGACCAGTGAGTATGACCTCGAGCTTTTCCGAAGAGCACAAGCACGGGCTTCTGAGGACCTG GAAAAGTTGCGGCTCCAGGGTCAGATCACAGAAGGCAGCAACATGATCAAAACAATTGCTTTTGGCCGTTACGAGCTGGATACTTGGTATCATTCTCCTTACCCAGAGGAGTATGCTCGGCTGGGCCGTCTCTACATGTGTGAGTTTTGTCTCAAATACATGAAGAGCCAAACAATCCTACGCAGACACATG GCAAAATGTGTTTGGAAACATCCACCTGGTGATGAAATCTACCGGAAGGGTTCCATCTCAGTGTTTGAAGTGGATGGGAAAAAGAACAAG ATCTACTGTCAAAATCTGTGTCTGCTGGCAAAACTTTTCTTGGACCATAAAACACTGTATTATGATGTTGAACCCTTCCTCTTCTATGTCATGACAGAAGCTGACAACACTGGCTGTCACCTGATAGGATATTTCTCCAAG GAGAAGAATTCTTTTCTCAACTACAATGTTTCTTGCATCCTGACAATGCCTCAATACATGAGGCAAGGTTATGGCAAAATGCTCATTGACTTCA GCTATTTGCTTTCtaaagtagaagaaaaagttGGCTCTCCAGAACGTCCTCTGTCTGATTTAGGTCTCATCAGCTATCGTAGTTACTGGAAGGAAGTTCTTCTCCGTTACCTGCATAATTTCCAAGGAAAAGAGATCTCTATAAAAG AAATCAGCCAGGAGACTGCAGTCAACCCTGTTGACATTGTCAGCACCTTGCAGGCACTTCAGATGCTCAAGTACTGGAAAGGAAAACACCTGGTCCTAAAAAGACAG
- the KAT7 gene encoding histone acetyltransferase KAT7 isoform X2, producing the protein MPRRKRNAGSSSDGTEDSDFSTDPEHTDSSESDGTSRRSARVTRSSARLSQSSQDSSPVRNPPSFGAEEPVYSTRRVTRSQQQPAPVTPKKYPLRQTRSSGSETEQVVDFSDRDTKNAADHDESPPRTPTGNAPSSESDIDISSPNVSHDESIAKDMSMKDSGSDLSHRPKRRRFHESYNFNMKCPTPGCNSLGHLTGKHERHFSISGCPLYHNLSADECKVRAQSRDKQIEERMLAHRQDDNNRHATRHQEHRQTYGNTREPLLENLTSEYDLELFRRAQARASEDLEKLRLQGQITEGSNMIKTIAFGRYELDTWYHSPYPEEYARLGRLYMCEFCLKYMKSQTILRRHMAKCVWKHPPGDEIYRKGSISVFEVDGKKNKIYCQNLCLLAKLFLDHKTLYYDVEPFLFYVMTEADNTGCHLIGYFSKEKNSFLNYNVSCILTMPQYMRQGYGKMLIDFSYLLSKVEEKVGSPERPLSDLGLISYRSYWKEVLLRYLHNFQGKEISIKEISQETAVNPVDIVSTLQALQMLKYWKGKHLVLKRQDLIDEWIAKEAKRSNSNKIMDPSCLKWTPPKGT; encoded by the exons ATGCCGCGCAGGAAG AGaaatgcaggcagcagctcagatgGAACAGAAGATTCTGATTTCTCCACTGATCCTGAGCACACAGACAGCTCTGAAAGTGATGGCACATCACGGCGCTCAGCCCGGGTGACCCGTTCCTCAGCCAGACTCAGTCAGAGCTCCCAAg ATTCCAGCCCAGTCCGTAATCCCCCATCCTTTGGAGCAGAAGAACCTGTGTATTCCACAAGGAGGGTGACCcgcagccagcagcagccagctcctgtgactcCAAAGAAATACCCACTGCGCCAGACTCGCTCCTCTGGCTCAGAGACTGAGCAAGTGGTTGACTTTTCTGACAGAG ACACTAAAAATGCAGCGGATCACGATGAGTCTCCACCTCGTACCCCCACCGGGAATGCCCCTTCCTCAGAGTCTGATATTGATATCTCCAGTCCAAATGTGTCCCATGATGAGAGCATTGCCAAGGACATGTCCATGAAGGATTCTGGAAGTGACCTCTCCCACCGCCCTAAGCGCCGCCGCTTCCATGAAAGCTACAATTTCAACATGAAATGTCCCACTCCTGGTTGTAACTCTTTAG GACACCTGACTGGAAAACACGAGCGACACTTCTCCATATCAGGGTGCCCACTCTATCACAATCTCTCAGCAGATGAGTGCAAG GTGCGAGCACAGAGCCGGGACAAGCAGATTGAGGAGAGGATGCTGGCCCACAGGCAGGATGACAACAACCGCCACGCCACCAGGCACCAG gAGCACAGACAAACTTATGGCAATACCAGGGAACCTCTACTTGAAAACCTGACCAGTGAGTATGACCTCGAGCTTTTCCGAAGAGCACAAGCACGGGCTTCTGAGGACCTG GAAAAGTTGCGGCTCCAGGGTCAGATCACAGAAGGCAGCAACATGATCAAAACAATTGCTTTTGGCCGTTACGAGCTGGATACTTGGTATCATTCTCCTTACCCAGAGGAGTATGCTCGGCTGGGCCGTCTCTACATGTGTGAGTTTTGTCTCAAATACATGAAGAGCCAAACAATCCTACGCAGACACATG GCAAAATGTGTTTGGAAACATCCACCTGGTGATGAAATCTACCGGAAGGGTTCCATCTCAGTGTTTGAAGTGGATGGGAAAAAGAACAAG ATCTACTGTCAAAATCTGTGTCTGCTGGCAAAACTTTTCTTGGACCATAAAACACTGTATTATGATGTTGAACCCTTCCTCTTCTATGTCATGACAGAAGCTGACAACACTGGCTGTCACCTGATAGGATATTTCTCCAAG GAGAAGAATTCTTTTCTCAACTACAATGTTTCTTGCATCCTGACAATGCCTCAATACATGAGGCAAGGTTATGGCAAAATGCTCATTGACTTCA GCTATTTGCTTTCtaaagtagaagaaaaagttGGCTCTCCAGAACGTCCTCTGTCTGATTTAGGTCTCATCAGCTATCGTAGTTACTGGAAGGAAGTTCTTCTCCGTTACCTGCATAATTTCCAAGGAAAAGAGATCTCTATAAAAG AAATCAGCCAGGAGACTGCAGTCAACCCTGTTGACATTGTCAGCACCTTGCAGGCACTTCAGATGCTCAAGTACTGGAAAGGAAAACACCTGGTCCTAAAAAGACAG
- the KAT7 gene encoding histone acetyltransferase KAT7 isoform X3 — translation MVREAALVGQGERNAGSSSDGTEDSDFSTDPEHTDSSESDGTSRRSARVTRSSARLSQSSQDSSPVRNPPSFGAEEPVYSTRRVTRSQQQPAPVTPKKYPLRQTRSSGSETEQVVDFSDRDTKNAADHDESPPRTPTGNAPSSESDIDISSPNVSHDESIAKDMSMKDSGSDLSHRPKRRRFHESYNFNMKCPTPGCNSLGHLTGKHERHFSISGCPLYHNLSADECKVRAQSRDKQIEERMLAHRQDDNNRHATRHQAPTERQLRYKEKVAELRKKRNSGLSKEQKEKYMEHRQTYGNTREPLLENLTSEYDLELFRRAQARASEDLEKLRLQGQITEGSNMIKTIAFGRYELDTWYHSPYPEEYARLGRLYMCEFCLKYMKSQTILRRHMAKCVWKHPPGDEIYRKGSISVFEVDGKKNKIYCQNLCLLAKLFLDHKTLYYDVEPFLFYVMTEADNTGCHLIGYFSKEKNSFLNYNVSCILTMPQYMRQGYGKMLIDFSYLLSKVEEKVGSPERPLSDLGLISYRSYWKEVLLRYLHNFQGKEISIKEISQETAVNPVDIVSTLQALQMLKYWKGKHLVLKRQDLIDEWIAKEAKRSNSNKIMDPSCLKWTPPKGT, via the exons ATGGTGCGGGAGGCCGCTCTGGTGGGTCAAGGCGAG AGaaatgcaggcagcagctcagatgGAACAGAAGATTCTGATTTCTCCACTGATCCTGAGCACACAGACAGCTCTGAAAGTGATGGCACATCACGGCGCTCAGCCCGGGTGACCCGTTCCTCAGCCAGACTCAGTCAGAGCTCCCAAg ATTCCAGCCCAGTCCGTAATCCCCCATCCTTTGGAGCAGAAGAACCTGTGTATTCCACAAGGAGGGTGACCcgcagccagcagcagccagctcctgtgactcCAAAGAAATACCCACTGCGCCAGACTCGCTCCTCTGGCTCAGAGACTGAGCAAGTGGTTGACTTTTCTGACAGAG ACACTAAAAATGCAGCGGATCACGATGAGTCTCCACCTCGTACCCCCACCGGGAATGCCCCTTCCTCAGAGTCTGATATTGATATCTCCAGTCCAAATGTGTCCCATGATGAGAGCATTGCCAAGGACATGTCCATGAAGGATTCTGGAAGTGACCTCTCCCACCGCCCTAAGCGCCGCCGCTTCCATGAAAGCTACAATTTCAACATGAAATGTCCCACTCCTGGTTGTAACTCTTTAG GACACCTGACTGGAAAACACGAGCGACACTTCTCCATATCAGGGTGCCCACTCTATCACAATCTCTCAGCAGATGAGTGCAAG GTGCGAGCACAGAGCCGGGACAAGCAGATTGAGGAGAGGATGCTGGCCCACAGGCAGGATGACAACAACCGCCACGCCACCAGGCACCAG GCCCCAACAGAGAGACAGCTGCGGTACAAAGAGAAAGTAGCTGAGCTCAGGAAGAAGAGGAACTCAGGACTAAGCaaggagcaaaaagaaaaatacatg gAGCACAGACAAACTTATGGCAATACCAGGGAACCTCTACTTGAAAACCTGACCAGTGAGTATGACCTCGAGCTTTTCCGAAGAGCACAAGCACGGGCTTCTGAGGACCTG GAAAAGTTGCGGCTCCAGGGTCAGATCACAGAAGGCAGCAACATGATCAAAACAATTGCTTTTGGCCGTTACGAGCTGGATACTTGGTATCATTCTCCTTACCCAGAGGAGTATGCTCGGCTGGGCCGTCTCTACATGTGTGAGTTTTGTCTCAAATACATGAAGAGCCAAACAATCCTACGCAGACACATG GCAAAATGTGTTTGGAAACATCCACCTGGTGATGAAATCTACCGGAAGGGTTCCATCTCAGTGTTTGAAGTGGATGGGAAAAAGAACAAG ATCTACTGTCAAAATCTGTGTCTGCTGGCAAAACTTTTCTTGGACCATAAAACACTGTATTATGATGTTGAACCCTTCCTCTTCTATGTCATGACAGAAGCTGACAACACTGGCTGTCACCTGATAGGATATTTCTCCAAG GAGAAGAATTCTTTTCTCAACTACAATGTTTCTTGCATCCTGACAATGCCTCAATACATGAGGCAAGGTTATGGCAAAATGCTCATTGACTTCA GCTATTTGCTTTCtaaagtagaagaaaaagttGGCTCTCCAGAACGTCCTCTGTCTGATTTAGGTCTCATCAGCTATCGTAGTTACTGGAAGGAAGTTCTTCTCCGTTACCTGCATAATTTCCAAGGAAAAGAGATCTCTATAAAAG AAATCAGCCAGGAGACTGCAGTCAACCCTGTTGACATTGTCAGCACCTTGCAGGCACTTCAGATGCTCAAGTACTGGAAAGGAAAACACCTGGTCCTAAAAAGACAG
- the KAT7 gene encoding histone acetyltransferase KAT7 isoform X4, whose translation MVREAALRNAGSSSDGTEDSDFSTDPEHTDSSESDGTSRRSARVTRSSARLSQSSQDSSPVRNPPSFGAEEPVYSTRRVTRSQQQPAPVTPKKYPLRQTRSSGSETEQVVDFSDRDTKNAADHDESPPRTPTGNAPSSESDIDISSPNVSHDESIAKDMSMKDSGSDLSHRPKRRRFHESYNFNMKCPTPGCNSLGHLTGKHERHFSISGCPLYHNLSADECKVRAQSRDKQIEERMLAHRQDDNNRHATRHQAPTERQLRYKEKVAELRKKRNSGLSKEQKEKYMEHRQTYGNTREPLLENLTSEYDLELFRRAQARASEDLEKLRLQGQITEGSNMIKTIAFGRYELDTWYHSPYPEEYARLGRLYMCEFCLKYMKSQTILRRHMAKCVWKHPPGDEIYRKGSISVFEVDGKKNKIYCQNLCLLAKLFLDHKTLYYDVEPFLFYVMTEADNTGCHLIGYFSKEKNSFLNYNVSCILTMPQYMRQGYGKMLIDFSYLLSKVEEKVGSPERPLSDLGLISYRSYWKEVLLRYLHNFQGKEISIKEISQETAVNPVDIVSTLQALQMLKYWKGKHLVLKRQDLIDEWIAKEAKRSNSNKIMDPSCLKWTPPKGT comes from the exons ATGGTGCGGGAGGCCGCTCTG AGaaatgcaggcagcagctcagatgGAACAGAAGATTCTGATTTCTCCACTGATCCTGAGCACACAGACAGCTCTGAAAGTGATGGCACATCACGGCGCTCAGCCCGGGTGACCCGTTCCTCAGCCAGACTCAGTCAGAGCTCCCAAg ATTCCAGCCCAGTCCGTAATCCCCCATCCTTTGGAGCAGAAGAACCTGTGTATTCCACAAGGAGGGTGACCcgcagccagcagcagccagctcctgtgactcCAAAGAAATACCCACTGCGCCAGACTCGCTCCTCTGGCTCAGAGACTGAGCAAGTGGTTGACTTTTCTGACAGAG ACACTAAAAATGCAGCGGATCACGATGAGTCTCCACCTCGTACCCCCACCGGGAATGCCCCTTCCTCAGAGTCTGATATTGATATCTCCAGTCCAAATGTGTCCCATGATGAGAGCATTGCCAAGGACATGTCCATGAAGGATTCTGGAAGTGACCTCTCCCACCGCCCTAAGCGCCGCCGCTTCCATGAAAGCTACAATTTCAACATGAAATGTCCCACTCCTGGTTGTAACTCTTTAG GACACCTGACTGGAAAACACGAGCGACACTTCTCCATATCAGGGTGCCCACTCTATCACAATCTCTCAGCAGATGAGTGCAAG GTGCGAGCACAGAGCCGGGACAAGCAGATTGAGGAGAGGATGCTGGCCCACAGGCAGGATGACAACAACCGCCACGCCACCAGGCACCAG GCCCCAACAGAGAGACAGCTGCGGTACAAAGAGAAAGTAGCTGAGCTCAGGAAGAAGAGGAACTCAGGACTAAGCaaggagcaaaaagaaaaatacatg gAGCACAGACAAACTTATGGCAATACCAGGGAACCTCTACTTGAAAACCTGACCAGTGAGTATGACCTCGAGCTTTTCCGAAGAGCACAAGCACGGGCTTCTGAGGACCTG GAAAAGTTGCGGCTCCAGGGTCAGATCACAGAAGGCAGCAACATGATCAAAACAATTGCTTTTGGCCGTTACGAGCTGGATACTTGGTATCATTCTCCTTACCCAGAGGAGTATGCTCGGCTGGGCCGTCTCTACATGTGTGAGTTTTGTCTCAAATACATGAAGAGCCAAACAATCCTACGCAGACACATG GCAAAATGTGTTTGGAAACATCCACCTGGTGATGAAATCTACCGGAAGGGTTCCATCTCAGTGTTTGAAGTGGATGGGAAAAAGAACAAG ATCTACTGTCAAAATCTGTGTCTGCTGGCAAAACTTTTCTTGGACCATAAAACACTGTATTATGATGTTGAACCCTTCCTCTTCTATGTCATGACAGAAGCTGACAACACTGGCTGTCACCTGATAGGATATTTCTCCAAG GAGAAGAATTCTTTTCTCAACTACAATGTTTCTTGCATCCTGACAATGCCTCAATACATGAGGCAAGGTTATGGCAAAATGCTCATTGACTTCA GCTATTTGCTTTCtaaagtagaagaaaaagttGGCTCTCCAGAACGTCCTCTGTCTGATTTAGGTCTCATCAGCTATCGTAGTTACTGGAAGGAAGTTCTTCTCCGTTACCTGCATAATTTCCAAGGAAAAGAGATCTCTATAAAAG AAATCAGCCAGGAGACTGCAGTCAACCCTGTTGACATTGTCAGCACCTTGCAGGCACTTCAGATGCTCAAGTACTGGAAAGGAAAACACCTGGTCCTAAAAAGACAG